A window of Clostridium botulinum BKT015925 contains these coding sequences:
- a CDS encoding type Z 30S ribosomal protein S14, which produces MARKAMIEKWKKTPKYSTRAYTRCRICGRPHSVLKKYGICRICFRELAYRGQIPGCKKASW; this is translated from the coding sequence ATGGCACGTAAGGCGATGATAGAAAAATGGAAAAAGACTCCTAAGTATTCTACTAGAGCTTATACAAGATGTAGAATATGCGGAAGACCTCATTCTGTTTTAAAGAAATATGGAATATGCCGTATTTGCTTTAGAGAATTAGCATACAGAGGACAAATCCCTGGATGTAAAAAAGCTAGTTGGTAA
- the infA gene encoding translation initiation factor IF-1: protein MSKDDVIEMQGTVLEALPNAMFQIQLESGQTILAHVSGKLRMNFIRILPGDKVTVELSPYDLTRGRITWRAK from the coding sequence ATGTCAAAAGATGATGTAATAGAAATGCAAGGTACAGTGTTAGAAGCTTTGCCTAATGCTATGTTTCAAATTCAGTTAGAAAGCGGTCAAACAATATTAGCACATGTATCTGGTAAACTAAGAATGAATTTCATAAGAATTTTACCAGGTGATAAAGTAACAGTTGAGCTTTCTCCATATGATCTAACAAGAGGTAGAATAACTTGGAGAGCTAAATAG
- the rplO gene encoding 50S ribosomal protein L15, translating into MKLHELKPAMGSKKAPKRVGRGNGSGLGKTAGKGHKGQNARSGGGVRPGFEGGQMPLYRRLPKRGFTNIFAKEYVEVNVSRLNIFEDGTEVTPEVLKANGVISKVKDGVKILGNGTLERKLTIKATKFTKGAVEKIESMGGKAEVI; encoded by the coding sequence ATGAAACTTCATGAATTAAAACCTGCTATGGGTTCAAAGAAAGCTCCTAAAAGAGTTGGTAGAGGAAATGGTTCTGGATTAGGTAAAACTGCTGGAAAAGGTCATAAAGGACAAAACGCTAGATCAGGCGGTGGAGTTAGACCTGGATTTGAAGGTGGTCAAATGCCTTTATACAGAAGATTACCTAAGAGAGGATTCACTAATATATTTGCAAAAGAATATGTAGAAGTGAATGTAAGCAGATTAAACATATTTGAAGACGGAACTGAAGTTACACCAGAAGTATTAAAAGCAAATGGTGTAATCAGCAAAGTTAAAGATGGAGTTAAGATTTTAGGAAATGGTACTTTAGAAAGAAAGTTAACTATAAAGGCAACTAAATTCACTAAAGGTGCTGTTGAGAAGATAGAATCTATGGGAGGAAAAGCAGAGGTGATATAA
- the map gene encoding type I methionyl aminopeptidase: MITIKNSREIEYMRQAGKVVGETLALLEKSVRPGITTKDLDRIAEEYIRKCNAIPSFKGYYGFPASICTSVNEEVVHGIPDNRVLHEGDIVSVDCGAILNGYHGDAARTFAVGNISKEAEDLIKVTKDSFFKGVENAIVGNRLTDISSAIQQYAESQGCSVVRDYVGHGIGTAMHEEPEVPNFGKAGRGPKLVEGMVLAIEPMINIGEFYVEVLSNDWTVVTRDRKLSAHYENTVAILKDGPEILTLG; encoded by the coding sequence ATGATAACTATAAAAAATTCCAGGGAAATCGAATATATGCGACAAGCTGGAAAAGTAGTTGGTGAAACCCTAGCTCTTTTAGAGAAATCTGTAAGACCAGGAATAACAACGAAAGATTTGGATAGAATAGCAGAAGAATACATAAGAAAGTGTAATGCTATTCCATCTTTTAAAGGATACTATGGTTTTCCTGCTTCAATATGCACTTCTGTTAATGAGGAAGTTGTTCATGGAATACCAGATAATAGAGTGCTTCATGAAGGTGACATAGTAAGTGTTGACTGTGGAGCTATATTAAATGGGTATCATGGAGATGCAGCAAGAACTTTTGCTGTAGGAAATATATCAAAAGAAGCTGAAGACTTAATTAAAGTTACTAAAGATAGTTTCTTTAAAGGGGTAGAAAATGCTATAGTCGGTAATAGACTAACTGATATATCATCCGCAATTCAGCAATATGCTGAGTCTCAAGGGTGCTCTGTAGTGAGGGATTATGTAGGTCATGGTATTGGAACAGCAATGCACGAAGAACCTGAAGTTCCTAACTTTGGAAAGGCCGGAAGAGGACCCAAATTAGTAGAAGGCATGGTTTTAGCAATCGAACCAATGATTAACATTGGAGAGTTTTATGTGGAAGTTTTATCAAATGATTGGACAGTAGTTACTAGAGATAGAAAATTATCAGCTCATTATGAAAATACCGTGGCCATACTAAAAGACGGGCCTGAAATATTGACTTTAGGTTAA
- the rpsQ gene encoding 30S ribosomal protein S17, which yields MERSNRKTRIGRVVSDKMEKTIVVAVEGKVRHPLYGKTINRTKKFKVHDENNEARINDRVLIMETRPLSKDKRWRLVQIIEKAK from the coding sequence GTGGAAAGAAGTAATAGAAAGACTAGAATAGGCAGAGTTGTTTCTGATAAAATGGAAAAAACTATTGTAGTTGCAGTTGAAGGAAAAGTTCGTCACCCATTATATGGAAAGACAATTAATAGAACTAAAAAGTTCAAGGTTCATGATGAAAATAATGAAGCTAGAATTAATGATAGAGTATTAATAATGGAAACAAGACCATTATCTAAAGATAAGAGATGGAGATTAGTACAAATCATTGAGAAAGCTAAATAA
- the rplR gene encoding 50S ribosomal protein L18 codes for MFKKENRQRARVKRHLRVRNKISGTAQRPRLAVFRSEKNIYAQIIDDVERVTIVSASSLDKDFAGKIGSNKEAAKAVGTMVAKKAIEKGIEEVVFDRGGYVYHGRVKELADAAREAGLKF; via the coding sequence ATGTTTAAGAAGGAAAATAGACAAAGAGCTAGAGTTAAACGTCACTTAAGAGTACGTAACAAAATTTCTGGTACAGCTCAAAGACCAAGATTAGCTGTTTTCAGAAGTGAAAAAAACATATATGCTCAAATTATTGATGACGTTGAAAGAGTAACTATAGTTTCAGCATCAAGTCTAGACAAAGATTTCGCAGGTAAAATCGGAAGCAATAAAGAAGCTGCTAAAGCAGTTGGAACTATGGTTGCTAAAAAAGCTATAGAAAAAGGCATAGAAGAAGTTGTTTTTGATAGAGGCGGATATGTATATCATGGAAGAGTAAAAGAACTTGCAGACGCAGCTAGAGAAGCAGGTTTGAAATTCTAA
- the rpsS gene encoding 30S ribosomal protein S19 → MSRSLKKGPFVANSLMKKIEEMNEKGDKKVIKTWSRSSTIFPQMLGHTIAVHDGRKHVPVYISEDMVGHKLGEFVLTRTFKGHVDKTEKGSRVK, encoded by the coding sequence TTGAGTAGATCACTAAAAAAAGGACCTTTCGTTGCTAATTCTTTAATGAAAAAAATAGAGGAAATGAACGAAAAGGGCGATAAAAAAGTTATAAAGACTTGGTCAAGAAGTTCAACAATATTCCCTCAAATGTTAGGTCATACTATAGCTGTTCATGACGGTAGAAAACATGTTCCAGTTTATATAAGCGAAGATATGGTAGGACATAAACTAGGAGAATTTGTATTAACAAGAACATTCAAAGGTCACGTAGACAAAACAGAAAAGGGATCACGTGTAAAATAG
- the rplF gene encoding 50S ribosomal protein L6, translated as MSRVGRLPIEIPNGVNVTVTPENVVTVKGPKGELTKAMHEDINIAIEDNNIVVTRPSDNAQHRALHGLTRALINNMVVGVTEGYQKTLELVGVGYRAQLKGKDLVLNLGYSHPVEIKAVQGVEYAVPEATKVVVSGIDKELVGSVAANIRVWRKPEPYKGKGIRYAGEVIRRKEGKTGK; from the coding sequence ATGTCAAGAGTAGGAAGACTTCCAATAGAAATACCTAATGGAGTAAATGTTACAGTAACACCAGAGAACGTTGTTACTGTAAAAGGACCAAAAGGAGAATTAACTAAGGCTATGCACGAAGATATCAACATAGCTATAGAAGATAATAATATAGTTGTTACAAGACCAAGTGACAATGCTCAACATAGAGCATTACACGGATTAACTAGAGCGTTAATCAATAATATGGTTGTTGGTGTAACAGAAGGATATCAAAAAACACTAGAATTAGTTGGTGTTGGATATAGAGCACAATTAAAAGGAAAAGATTTAGTATTAAATCTTGGATATTCACATCCAGTTGAAATAAAAGCTGTTCAAGGCGTAGAGTACGCAGTTCCAGAAGCAACTAAAGTTGTTGTTAGTGGAATTGATAAAGAATTAGTTGGTTCAGTTGCAGCTAATATTAGAGTATGGAGAAAACCTGAACCTTACAAGGGAAAAGGAATCAGATACGCTGGAGAAGTTATAAGACGTAAAGAAGGAAAAACTGGTAAATAA
- the rpsE gene encoding 30S ribosomal protein S5 has product MRIDPSTLNLKEKVVFINRVAKVVKGGRNFRFSALVVVGDENGHVGVGMGKAVEIPEAIRKGIEDAKKHLVEVAMVDTTVPHIIQGEYGRGRVLIMPATEGTGVIAGGPVRAVLELAGLKDVRAKSLGSNNPKNMVGATINGLSRLRTAEQIAKLRGKTVEEILG; this is encoded by the coding sequence ATGAGAATAGATCCTAGCACGCTTAATCTCAAAGAGAAAGTTGTATTTATAAACAGAGTAGCTAAGGTTGTTAAAGGTGGTAGAAACTTTAGATTTAGTGCTCTTGTTGTTGTAGGAGATGAGAACGGACACGTTGGCGTAGGAATGGGTAAAGCCGTTGAAATACCTGAAGCTATAAGAAAAGGTATTGAAGATGCTAAAAAACATTTAGTAGAAGTAGCGATGGTTGACACTACTGTTCCACACATAATCCAAGGTGAATATGGTAGAGGAAGAGTATTAATAATGCCAGCTACTGAAGGTACTGGAGTTATTGCTGGTGGTCCTGTTAGAGCCGTATTAGAATTAGCAGGATTAAAGGATGTTAGAGCTAAATCATTAGGTTCTAATAATCCTAAAAACATGGTCGGTGCAACAATTAATGGATTATCAAGATTAAGAACTGCTGAACAGATTGCTAAATTAAGAGGCAAGACTGTAGAAGAGATTTTAGGTTAG
- the rpsM gene encoding 30S ribosomal protein S13 translates to MARIAGIDLPKEKRVEVGLTYIYGIGINRSRQILKETGVNPDTRVKDLSEEEVNTIRDFIGKNFVIEGDLRRTIALDIKRLVEIGCYRGIRHRRGLPVRGQKTKTNARTRKGPKRAISGKKNK, encoded by the coding sequence ATGGCTAGAATAGCTGGGATCGACCTACCAAAGGAAAAAAGAGTTGAAGTGGGTCTAACTTACATCTACGGGATTGGAATAAACAGATCTCGTCAGATTCTGAAAGAAACAGGAGTTAATCCAGACACTAGAGTTAAGGATTTAAGTGAAGAAGAAGTAAACACAATAAGAGATTTCATCGGTAAGAACTTTGTTATCGAAGGAGATTTAAGAAGAACAATAGCTCTTGATATAAAGAGATTAGTTGAAATTGGATGTTACAGAGGAATCAGACATAGAAGAGGACTTCCAGTAAGAGGACAAAAGACTAAGACAAACGCTAGAACTAGAAAAGGCCCAAAGAGAGCTATTAGTGGTAAGAAAAACAAATAG
- the rpsH gene encoding 30S ribosomal protein S8: MVMTDPIADMLTRIRNANIVRHEVVEVPSSNVKKSIANILVQEGYVKDIEEYADGAVPMLRLSLRYNGKERVITGLKRISKPGLRVYCKKDNTPKVLNGLGVAIISTSKGIITDREARKLGLGGEVICYVW, translated from the coding sequence ATGGTTATGACAGATCCTATTGCAGATATGCTAACTCGTATAAGAAATGCAAACATAGTTAGACATGAAGTTGTTGAAGTACCGTCTTCAAATGTAAAAAAATCTATAGCTAATATACTAGTTCAAGAAGGCTATGTTAAAGATATAGAAGAATATGCAGATGGAGCAGTTCCAATGCTTAGATTGTCTTTAAGATATAATGGAAAAGAAAGAGTAATAACTGGGCTTAAGAGAATATCTAAACCAGGTTTAAGAGTTTACTGTAAGAAAGATAATACTCCAAAAGTATTAAACGGACTAGGAGTTGCTATTATATCAACTTCTAAGGGAATAATTACAGATAGAGAAGCAAGAAAATTAGGTTTAGGTGGAGAAGTTATTTGTTACGTTTGGTAA
- the rpmD gene encoding 50S ribosomal protein L30 produces MAKLKVTLTKSIIGRKKDHIATVNALGLKKIGKSVMHEDTPQIRGMINKVSYLLNIEEV; encoded by the coding sequence TTGGCTAAGCTTAAGGTGACACTAACAAAGAGTATTATAGGTAGAAAGAAAGACCATATAGCTACAGTGAATGCTCTTGGATTAAAGAAAATAGGCAAGAGTGTTATGCACGAAGATACTCCTCAAATTAGAGGTATGATAAACAAAGTAAGTTATCTTTTAAATATTGAAGAAGTATAG
- the rpmC gene encoding 50S ribosomal protein L29 has product MRANELQELRVNTAQELSAKLNDLKAELFNLRFQLATGQLENPMRIRQVKKSIAQVKTILREKELNVIEQ; this is encoded by the coding sequence ATGAGGGCTAATGAATTACAAGAGTTGAGAGTAAATACTGCTCAAGAATTGTCAGCTAAATTAAATGATTTAAAAGCTGAGTTATTTAATTTAAGATTTCAATTAGCGACTGGTCAACTAGAAAACCCAATGAGAATAAGACAGGTAAAGAAATCAATAGCTCAAGTTAAGACAATACTTAGAGAAAAAGAGTTAAATGTGATTGAACAGTAG
- the rplX gene encoding 50S ribosomal protein L24 encodes MAKVHVRRTDKVVVISGKDKGKVSEVLVAYPKTSKVLVKDVNIVTKHVKPNRENMQGGIVKKEAPINSSKVMLYCTNCNSATRISKKLLEDGTKVRVCKKCGEIL; translated from the coding sequence ATGGCTAAAGTTCATGTAAGAAGAACAGATAAAGTTGTTGTTATTTCAGGTAAAGATAAAGGTAAAGTAAGCGAAGTATTAGTTGCATATCCAAAAACTAGCAAAGTATTAGTTAAGGATGTAAACATTGTTACTAAGCACGTGAAGCCTAATAGAGAAAATATGCAAGGCGGAATAGTTAAAAAAGAAGCGCCAATCAATAGTTCAAAAGTTATGCTATACTGCACAAATTGTAATTCTGCAACAAGAATTAGCAAAAAACTTTTAGAAGATGGAACAAAAGTAAGAGTTTGCAAAAAGTGCGGAGAAATACTATAG
- the rplV gene encoding 50S ribosomal protein L22, with the protein MEARAIAKYVRISPRKIRVVLDLVRNKNVNEAFAILKYTPKDAATVILKVLKSAVANAENNFNLDVNKLYVAEAYANQGPTLKRFRPRAQGRAYSIMKRTSHITLVVKERA; encoded by the coding sequence ATGGAAGCTAGAGCTATAGCAAAATATGTGAGAATATCTCCAAGAAAAATTAGAGTTGTTCTTGACTTAGTTAGAAATAAGAATGTAAATGAAGCTTTTGCTATATTAAAATATACTCCAAAGGATGCAGCTACTGTAATTTTAAAAGTATTAAAATCAGCTGTAGCTAATGCAGAAAATAATTTTAACTTAGATGTTAATAAATTATATGTTGCAGAAGCATATGCGAACCAAGGACCAACACTAAAGAGGTTCAGACCACGTGCACAAGGTAGAGCATATTCAATAATGAAGAGAACTAGTCATATTACACTAGTAGTTAAAGAAAGAGCATAG
- the rpmJ gene encoding 50S ribosomal protein L36 — translation MKVRPSVKPICEKCKVIKRKGKVMVICENPKHKQKQG, via the coding sequence ATGAAAGTAAGACCATCAGTAAAACCTATTTGTGAAAAATGTAAAGTTATAAAGAGAAAAGGTAAAGTAATGGTTATATGTGAAAATCCTAAACATAAGCAAAAACAAGGTTAA
- the rplN gene encoding 50S ribosomal protein L14: MIQPQTRLKVADNTGAKEIMCIRVLGGSKRKFGNIGDVIVASVKSATPGGVVKKGEVVKAVIVRTKRGVRRADGSYIKFDENAAVVIKDDKQPKGTRIFGPIARELREKDKEFNKILSLAPEVL; the protein is encoded by the coding sequence ATGATACAGCCACAAACTCGCTTAAAAGTTGCAGATAATACTGGAGCAAAAGAGATTATGTGTATAAGAGTTTTAGGCGGATCCAAGAGAAAGTTTGGAAACATTGGAGATGTAATAGTTGCTAGCGTTAAAAGTGCAACACCAGGCGGTGTTGTTAAAAAAGGTGAAGTAGTAAAAGCCGTTATAGTTAGAACTAAAAGAGGAGTACGTAGAGCAGACGGATCATACATAAAGTTTGATGAAAATGCTGCTGTTGTTATTAAAGATGATAAACAACCAAAAGGAACTCGTATTTTTGGACCAATAGCAAGAGAGCTAAGAGAAAAAGATAAAGAGTTCAACAAAATATTATCATTAGCACCTGAAGTTCTATAA
- the rplP gene encoding 50S ribosomal protein L16, protein MLMPKKVKHRKVQRGRMRGKATRGNFIAYGDYAIQATECGWLTSNQIEAARIAINRYIKRGGKLWIKVFPDKPITEKPAETRMGSGKGSPEYWVAVVKPGRVLFELSGVAENVAREAMRLASHKLPMKTKFVTRKDFEQTGGEVNEG, encoded by the coding sequence ATGTTGATGCCAAAAAAGGTAAAACATCGTAAAGTTCAACGTGGCAGAATGAGAGGAAAAGCAACTAGAGGAAACTTTATTGCTTATGGTGATTATGCTATACAAGCAACTGAATGCGGATGGTTAACAAGTAATCAAATAGAAGCTGCCAGAATAGCTATAAATAGATATATAAAAAGAGGTGGAAAACTTTGGATAAAAGTATTTCCAGACAAACCAATAACTGAAAAACCTGCTGAAACTCGTATGGGTTCTGGTAAAGGTTCACCAGAATATTGGGTAGCTGTTGTAAAACCTGGTAGAGTTTTATTTGAGTTATCTGGAGTAGCAGAAAATGTTGCTAGAGAAGCTATGAGACTTGCTTCACATAAGCTTCCAATGAAGACTAAATTCGTAACAAGAAAAGATTTCGAACAAACGGGTGGTGAAGTAAATGAGGGCTAA
- a CDS encoding KOW domain-containing RNA-binding protein, with protein sequence MNYNELIGKIVCSKAGRDQGKQFIILNVIDNEYVNIIDGDLRTVGKPKRKKIKHLKITDEVIENANELLISNDSIINIKVKKFLKNRDAIKEG encoded by the coding sequence ATGAATTATAACGAACTTATAGGAAAAATTGTATGCTCCAAAGCTGGGAGAGATCAAGGAAAACAGTTTATAATATTAAATGTAATTGATAATGAATACGTGAATATTATAGATGGTGATTTAAGAACAGTAGGAAAACCTAAAAGAAAAAAGATAAAGCATTTAAAAATCACTGATGAAGTAATAGAAAATGCAAATGAGCTTTTAATATCTAATGATAGTATTATTAATATAAAAGTAAAAAAGTTTTTGAAAAATAGGGACGCTATTAAGGAGGGTTAA
- the rplE gene encoding 50S ribosomal protein L5, producing the protein MSRLQEKYNKEVIPALMEKFGYKNIMQVPKLEKIVVNMGVGEAKDNSKVLESAVADLQQITGQKPVITRAKKSVANFKIRQHMPIGCKVTLRKDMMFEFADKLMNIALPRVRDFRGVSAKSFDGRGNYALGIKEQIMFPEVEYDKIDKVRGMDIIFVTTANTDEEARELLRYLGMPFAQ; encoded by the coding sequence ATGAGTAGACTACAGGAAAAATACAATAAAGAAGTAATACCGGCTCTTATGGAGAAGTTCGGATATAAAAATATAATGCAAGTTCCAAAACTAGAAAAAATAGTTGTAAACATGGGTGTTGGAGAAGCTAAAGATAATTCTAAGGTTCTAGAATCAGCTGTTGCTGATTTACAACAAATTACAGGACAAAAACCAGTAATAACAAGAGCAAAGAAATCTGTAGCTAACTTCAAGATCAGACAACATATGCCAATCGGTTGTAAAGTTACATTAAGAAAAGATATGATGTTTGAATTTGCAGATAAATTAATGAATATCGCTTTGCCTAGAGTTAGAGACTTTAGAGGAGTATCTGCTAAGTCTTTCGATGGTAGAGGAAACTATGCTTTAGGAATTAAAGAACAAATCATGTTCCCAGAAGTAGAATATGATAAAATTGATAAAGTAAGAGGAATGGATATAATATTTGTCACTACTGCAAACACTGATGAAGAAGCAAGAGAGTTGCTTAGATATCTTGGAATGCCATTTGCTCAATAA
- the rpsC gene encoding 30S ribosomal protein S3, whose protein sequence is MGQKVHPHGLRVGVIKDWDAKWYANNQNFADNLIEDDKIRKFIKKKCFSAGVAKTEIERTPKRVKINIHTGKPGMIIGKGGKGIEELKSEILSMIKEKNVIINIVEVKRPETDAQLMAENIAQQLEKRISFRRAMKQTIQRAMRYGVKGVKTACSGRLGGAEIARTEQYHEGTIPLQTLRADIDYGFAEADTTYGKIGVKVWLYRGEVLPAKKVRTQEISQ, encoded by the coding sequence GTGGGACAAAAAGTACATCCACATGGCCTCAGAGTCGGCGTTATAAAGGATTGGGATGCAAAATGGTATGCTAATAACCAAAACTTTGCGGATAACCTAATAGAAGATGATAAAATTAGAAAATTTATAAAGAAAAAATGTTTCTCAGCTGGTGTTGCTAAAACAGAAATAGAAAGAACACCAAAAAGAGTTAAGATCAATATTCATACTGGTAAACCAGGAATGATTATAGGTAAAGGCGGTAAAGGTATAGAAGAGTTAAAATCTGAAATACTTTCAATGATAAAAGAAAAGAACGTAATAATTAACATAGTTGAAGTTAAAAGACCAGAAACAGACGCTCAATTAATGGCTGAAAACATCGCTCAACAACTTGAAAAGAGAATATCTTTCAGAAGAGCTATGAAACAAACTATTCAAAGAGCTATGAGATACGGAGTTAAAGGTGTTAAAACTGCTTGTTCAGGAAGACTTGGTGGAGCTGAAATAGCTAGAACTGAGCAATACCATGAAGGAACTATTCCACTACAAACATTAAGAGCAGATATCGATTATGGATTTGCTGAAGCAGATACAACTTATGGAAAAATAGGTGTTAAAGTTTGGTTATATAGAGGAGAAGTTCTTCCTGCAAAGAAAGTAAGAACACAAGAAATTAGCCAATAG
- a CDS encoding adenylate kinase: MRMILLGPPGAGKGTQAKLISEKYSIPHISTGDIFRKNISEKTPLGIKAKEYMDKGQLVPDELTIDLVNDRLTHEDCKTGFLLDGFPRTVKQAEALENFLNKNNQSLDTALLVNVPSSFILERMTGRRVCPSCGASYHIKFNPPKIEGLCDVCKAEVIQRKDDTEETVKERIEVYDRQTQPLVDFYASKDQLFVVDGTQSIDQVFETISNHIEGDK; the protein is encoded by the coding sequence ATGAGAATGATTTTGTTAGGACCTCCTGGAGCAGGAAAAGGTACTCAAGCAAAATTAATAAGTGAGAAATACTCTATTCCTCATATATCTACAGGTGATATATTTAGAAAAAATATATCAGAAAAAACACCTTTAGGCATAAAAGCTAAAGAATATATGGATAAGGGACAATTAGTTCCGGATGAATTAACTATAGATTTAGTTAATGATAGATTGACACATGAAGATTGTAAGACTGGCTTTTTATTAGATGGATTTCCTAGGACAGTAAAGCAAGCAGAAGCTTTAGAAAATTTCTTGAATAAGAATAATCAAAGTTTAGATACTGCATTGCTTGTAAATGTTCCTAGTAGTTTTATACTTGAAAGAATGACAGGAAGAAGAGTTTGTCCATCATGTGGTGCAAGTTATCATATAAAATTCAACCCTCCTAAAATTGAAGGACTATGTGATGTTTGCAAAGCTGAAGTTATTCAAAGAAAAGATGATACTGAGGAAACTGTAAAAGAAAGAATCGAAGTGTATGATAGACAAACTCAACCATTAGTAGATTTTTATGCGTCTAAGGATCAATTATTTGTGGTTGATGGTACACAATCAATTGATCAGGTTTTTGAAACCATTTCTAATCACATAGAAGGCGATAAATAG
- the secY gene encoding preprotein translocase subunit SecY, protein MSTLRNAWKVPELRKRILFTLFMVAIIRMGNHIPVPGIDTGALANITKAGTLFSFYDLMSGGALSNFSIFAMGVIPYINSSIIFQLLTIAIPSLEQLSKEGEEGRKKIQKYTRYTAIVLGALQSFGTYALIRNQGVATNLGKFDIFLMVLTLTTASTFLMWLGDQITVKGIGNGISLIIFVNIISRLPEKILKINSLQQNQSVSIVQVIFLIVFTILMFTGVVIATLAERRIPIQYAAKNSGGRMLKGQSTHIPINMNSSAIIAIIFAMSVMQFPATIGSFWPESAFNKFITMSKYSVFKTNTWPYAVITAILVIFFTWFYTEVTFKPDEMAENIHKSAGFVPGVRPGEATARFIERVLVKVSILGGIFATVIALIPMVFESIGAFKGISLGGTALLIEVGVALDFMRVLESQLVMRHYKGFLK, encoded by the coding sequence ATGTCAACCTTACGTAACGCTTGGAAAGTTCCCGAATTAAGAAAGAGAATTTTATTTACATTATTTATGGTAGCAATTATCAGGATGGGAAATCATATTCCTGTTCCTGGAATTGATACCGGTGCATTAGCTAACATAACAAAAGCGGGGACGTTATTTAGTTTTTATGATTTAATGTCAGGTGGTGCATTAAGTAACTTTAGTATTTTTGCTATGGGTGTTATACCTTATATTAACTCATCAATAATATTTCAATTACTAACAATTGCTATTCCTTCATTAGAACAGTTATCTAAAGAAGGAGAAGAAGGAAGAAAGAAAATTCAGAAGTATACAAGATATACGGCAATTGTTTTGGGAGCACTTCAGTCATTTGGTACTTATGCTTTAATAAGAAATCAAGGAGTTGCAACTAATTTAGGTAAATTTGATATATTCTTAATGGTTCTTACATTAACTACTGCATCAACATTCTTGATGTGGCTAGGGGATCAGATAACTGTAAAAGGTATAGGAAATGGTATTTCACTAATAATATTTGTTAATATAATTTCAAGATTGCCAGAAAAAATATTGAAAATAAACAGTCTGCAACAAAATCAGAGTGTTAGTATAGTTCAAGTGATATTCTTGATAGTGTTTACAATATTAATGTTTACTGGAGTTGTTATAGCTACTTTAGCTGAAAGAAGAATACCTATTCAATATGCAGCTAAGAATTCTGGTGGAAGAATGTTAAAAGGTCAATCAACACATATACCTATAAACATGAATTCATCTGCTATTATAGCTATAATTTTTGCTATGTCAGTAATGCAATTTCCAGCAACAATAGGAAGTTTTTGGCCTGAATCTGCTTTTAATAAGTTTATAACTATGAGCAAGTACAGTGTATTTAAAACAAATACATGGCCATATGCGGTCATTACTGCAATATTAGTTATATTTTTTACTTGGTTTTATACTGAAGTTACTTTTAAGCCAGATGAAATGGCGGAAAATATACATAAATCTGCTGGATTTGTTCCTGGGGTAAGACCTGGAGAAGCAACAGCAAGATTTATAGAAAGAGTATTAGTGAAAGTATCAATACTAGGAGGAATATTTGCTACAGTTATAGCTTTAATTCCAATGGTATTTGAATCAATTGGTGCATTTAAAGGAATATCTTTAGGAGGTACAGCTTTATTAATTGAAGTTGGAGTTGCTCTTGACTTTATGAGGGTATTAGAATCTCAATTAGTTATGAGACACTATAAAGGATTCCTAAAATAA